From Streptomyces sp. TLI_053, a single genomic window includes:
- the pgk gene encoding phosphoglycerate kinase, with product MRLLADHTPAPGERWIYSAGFNAGPALADTGRIDVELADLARLSDAGARTALLSHQGSAKDGSARHLDYLADYLTRRLGRPVAYLPENSTARARGWALALEPGGIALFGNTRLDPREERGDPELARDLARLGDRVAIGGFSKAHRRHASNTGLLDHLPGWAAAGLVGEARALDPWAAGAAAGGKAGGNAGADGSGDRAGDGAGDDGPSVAVLGGVKPEKTLIGLRGLTRTHHLVIPGGVVLNTLLAVTGHRIGRSELGSDPEGCARVAREVLARTGGAGIHLPRVVVAAGPDGTVRHLPLDRGVPDDHAIVDFEVQPGAIELLRRAGRVLVAGTPGRHAEGNRHAAAAVLAARAHAPGRTLLLGGDTVAELPWDGPRSTGGGSALQYLVEGTCAVFEALDANAARTDPAPRRPGTDPTPHQPRRGAAHDDR from the coding sequence ATGCGGCTGCTCGCCGACCACACCCCGGCGCCCGGCGAGCGCTGGATCTACTCGGCCGGGTTCAACGCCGGTCCCGCGCTCGCCGACACCGGCCGGATCGACGTCGAACTGGCCGACCTCGCCCGGCTGTCCGACGCCGGCGCGCGGACCGCCCTGCTCAGCCACCAGGGCAGCGCCAAGGACGGCAGCGCCCGCCACCTGGACTACCTCGCCGACTACCTCACCCGGCGGCTCGGCCGTCCGGTGGCGTACCTGCCGGAGAACAGCACGGCCCGCGCCCGGGGCTGGGCCCTGGCGCTGGAGCCCGGCGGGATCGCTCTGTTCGGCAACACCCGGCTGGACCCGCGCGAGGAGCGCGGTGACCCCGAACTCGCCCGTGACCTGGCCAGGTTGGGCGACCGGGTGGCGATCGGCGGCTTCTCCAAGGCGCACCGGCGGCACGCCTCCAACACCGGGCTGCTCGACCACCTTCCCGGCTGGGCCGCGGCCGGGCTGGTCGGGGAGGCCCGCGCCCTCGACCCCTGGGCGGCCGGAGCCGCGGCCGGTGGCAAAGCCGGTGGCAACGCCGGAGCCGACGGTAGTGGTGACCGCGCCGGTGACGGCGCCGGCGACGACGGCCCCTCGGTCGCGGTGCTCGGCGGCGTCAAACCGGAGAAGACCCTGATCGGCCTGCGCGGCCTCACCCGCACCCACCACCTGGTGATCCCGGGCGGAGTCGTGCTCAACACCCTGCTCGCCGTCACCGGCCACCGGATCGGCCGCTCCGAGCTGGGCAGCGACCCCGAGGGCTGCGCCCGGGTGGCCCGCGAGGTCCTGGCCCGCACCGGCGGGGCCGGCATCCACCTGCCGCGCGTGGTCGTCGCGGCCGGCCCGGACGGCACCGTCCGGCACCTGCCGCTCGACCGGGGCGTGCCGGACGACCACGCCATCGTCGACTTCGAGGTCCAGCCCGGCGCGATCGAGCTGCTCCGCCGCGCCGGACGGGTCCTGGTCGCCGGCACCCCCGGCCGCCACGCCGAGGGCAACCGGCACGCGGCGGCGGCCGTGCTCGCCGCCCGGGCGCACGCCCCCGGCCGCACGCTGCTGCTGGGCGGCGACACCGTGGCCGAACTGCCCTGGGACGGGCCGCGCTCCACCGGCGGGGGCTCGGCCCTGCAGTACCTGGTCGAGGGCACCTGCGCGGTGTTCGAGGCACTCGACGCCAACGCCGCCCGCACCGACCCGGCCCCGCGGCGGCCGGGCACCGATCCGACCCCGCACCAGCCCCGGCGAGGAGCCGCCCACGATGACCGCTGA